A single genomic interval of Arctopsyche grandis isolate Sample6627 chromosome 8, ASM5162203v2, whole genome shotgun sequence harbors:
- the LOC143915343 gene encoding kelch-like protein 23, whose amino-acid sequence MCDQPEGVHIFRNPEHKASTLDQIYTLYQQNRLCDVEIVLNNQRYQVHSVVLSAVSEYFNLKLVDNLGMPSLKEIPLNNLDNDATQRAIDYCYTGEIEFSYETVLKVLSVAGLFQLQPVVKACCDYMSNIIDTKNCLEFHENVNLYGCTALGDKVVNFILGNYKKVAQTKQFLDISADKLQRLLRMSLSVSSEIEIFDSVKAWVSHDMPNRKRHLTSLLQLIKLPMLPDNVLYGEVTPLCDDVPNCPNLIISALQWKHSPNARLNAGVNWDKSRTPVRTIIVAGSWWPESVSKVDIYNPNDDTWSELLDTNITRKNANYVLIGDELIALGGQDTVIHNTVESVNLKTGKKETLPSLQEARVASVAAAVGDVIYIFGGNNGSGTINSVEKWDPVTKIWSYSTPMTTGREGCGIAVLDNEIYIVGGWTKHLAVDNTGVRTVEAFCPLTGKWRTCAPLIEIRHWVSATSVGDKIYVLGGRKQANPASDKYKSVECYHKKTDSWTFIADMNSSRYGVAAGVLGNDLVIVGGSDFVNWDINAVEKYDAHLNKWKSLSFTLDKRENSHIFSVPVSWLNRKISLN is encoded by the exons ATGTGCGACCAACCCGAAGGTGTGCACATTTTTCGAAATCCCGAACACAAGGCAAGCACATTGGATCAGATTTACACCCTGTACCAACAGAATCGATTATGTGATGtagaaatagttttaaataatcaaaG ATATCAAGTGCACAGTGTTGTTTTATCAGCAGTCAGtgaatatttcaatttgaaactTGTTGATAATCTGGGAATGCCATCACTCAAAGAGATCCCACTCAACAACTTGGACAATGATGCTACTCAACGTGCGATAGACTATTGTTATACAGGAGAAatag AGTTTTCATACGAGACTGTCCTCAAAGTGTTATCAGTAGCAGGTCTATTTCAATTGCAACCAGTTGTGAAAGCTTGCTGCGATTACATGTCCAATATAATCGACACGAAAAACTGTTTAGAATTCCACGAAAATGTCAATTTGTATGGATGTACGGCCTTGGGTGATAAAGTTGTCAATTTCATACTCGGAAATTATAAAAAG gtAGCACAAACCAAGCAATTCTTGGATATTTCTGCCGATAAATTGCAGCGTCTTTTACGGATGAGTTTGAGCGTTTCATCTGAAATTGAAATATTCGATAGTGTGAAAGCTTGGGTATCTCACGACATGCCAAATCGTAAAAGACATCTAACTTCATTACTACAATTGATCAAATTACCAATGCTGCCAGACAAT GTACTGTACGGCGAAGTAACACCTCTATGTGACGATGTGCCAAATTGTCCGAACCTTATTATTAGTGCATTGCAATGGAAACACTCACCAAATGCCAGATTAAATGCGGGTGTGAATTGGGACAAATCTCGAACACCTGTTAGAACTATTATAGTGGCCGGAAGCTGGTGGCCTGAA AGTGTTTCAAAAGTGGACATTTACAATCCGAACGATGACACCTGGTCGGAATTGCTGGATACGAACATCACTAGAAAAAATGCCAATTATGTTCTAATTGGTGACGAATTAATAGCATTGGGTGGACAAGATACTGTGATCCACAATacc gTAGAAAGTGTGAATTTAAAGACAGGTAAAAAGGAAACATTGCCATCATTACAAGAAGCTCGAGTTGCATCAGTTGCTGCCGCTGTTGGAGATGTGATTTACATATTCGGAGGAAATAATGGTTCGGGTACCATTAATTCCGTTGAAAA ATGGGATCCTGTAACTAAAATTTGGTCGTATTCAACTCCGATGACAACCGGTAGGGAAGGATGTGGAATAGCAGTTCTCGATAATGAGATTTACATAGTAGGTGGATGGACTAAGCACTTGGCAGTAGATAACACCGGAGTAAGGACAGTCGAAGCCTTTTGTCCACTCACTGGTAAGTGGAGGACTTGTGCACCCTTGATCGAGATTAGACATTGGGTTTCA GCAACATCAGTTGGTGACAAGATATACGTTTTGGGTGGCAGAAAACAGGCTAATCCGGCATCTGATAAATACAAAAGTGTAGAGTGCTACCATAAGAAAACCGACAGTTGGACTTTCATAGCAGACATGAACAGCTCTCGTTATGGAGTGGCTGCTGGTGTATTGGGAAACGATTTAGTTATTGTCG GCGGGTCAGACTTTGTAAATTGGGATATTAACGCTGTGGAAAAATATGATGCACATCTGAACAAGTGGAAATCGTTGTCTTTCACGCTCGACAAGCGTGAAAATTCTCATATATTTTCCGTGCCAGTTTCATGGCTTAATCGAAAAATatcattgaattga
- the LOC143916208 gene encoding kelch-like protein 21, protein MCDKPKIVHIFRSPDHKKNTLDRIYTLYQQQRFCDVEIVLNNQRYYVHSNVLSAASEYFNLKLVDNLGTLSLKEIKIDNLDYDATQRAIDYCYTGEIEFSYDTVLKVLTAAGLFQLEPVVNACCDFMSGIIDTTNCLEIHEIVNLYGCTSLGDKVTDFIIRNYKKVTKSEKFLKISVERLQHLLHMNLNVSSETEIFYSVKTWILYDMPNRKQHLPSFLKLIKLPSLPNEVIFDEVQPLCEGVPTCQQLILSALQWKHSPTSRLNSDVNWDKSRTPISTIIVVGCWWPETVSKVDIYNPNNNTWSEFLDTNITRKNTSYVLIGDELIAIGGQDDQIRNTVESVNLKTGKKVTLPPLQEARVSAVATVIGDVIYIFGGYNGSKAIDSVEMWDPVTRKWSFTTPMKIAREACGIAVLDNEIYIIGGWNYKDTVNDIGFNIVEAFCPTSGKWRTCAPTNEARLWVAAATVDDKIYVLGGRRENDFESSHKYKSVECYNKKTNSWSFVSDLNSPRHGVAAGILGNDLVAVGGADLTTWKFTTVEKYDANLNKWKSLKSLSLNRDNAIVLSVPISWLDRKISLN, encoded by the exons ATGTGCGACAAACCGAAAATTGTTCATATTTTCCGTAGCCCCGATCACAAGAAAAACACTTTGGATCGTATTTACACACTCTATCAACAGCAACGATTCTGCGACGTAGAAATAGTTTTGAACAATCAGAG ATATTACGTTCACAGTAACGTTCTATCAGCAGCCAGCGAATACTTCAATTTGAAACTTGTCGATAATTTGGGAACACTATCACTCAAAGAGATCAAAATCGACAATTTGGACTATGACGCTACTCAACGTGCTATAGACTATTGTTATACAGGAGAAATCg AATTTTCATACGATACTGTCCTCAAAGTTTTAACAGCAGCTGGTCTGTTTCAATTGGAACCAGTCGTGAATGCCTGTTGTGATTTCATGTCAGGTATAATCGATACGACAAACTGCTTagaaatccatgaaattgtcaatTTGTATGGATGTACATCTTTAGGTGATAAAGTCACTGATTTCATTAtcagaaattataaaaaa GTTACGAAATCTGAGAAATTCCTAAAAATTTCTGTTGAGCGATTGCAACACCTTTTACATATGAATTTGAACGTTTCGTCCGAGACAGAAATTTTCTATAGTGTTAAAACTTGGATATTATACGACATGCCAAATCGAAAACAACATCTACCTTCGTTTCTGAAATTGATCAAATTACCATCGCTACCAAATGAA GTAATCTTCGACGAAGTTCAACCTCTATGCGAAGGTGTTCCAACTTGTCAACAACTTATTCTGAGTGCACTACAATGGAAACACTCGCCCACCAGTAGATTAAATTCGGATGTGAATTGGGACAAATCTCGAACACCCATAAGTACTATCATAGTAGTCGGATGCTGGTGGCCTGAG ACTGTTTCAAAAGTGGACATTTACAATCCGAACAACAACACCTGGTCGGAATTCTTGGATACAAATATCACTAGGAAAAATACCAGCTATGTGCTAATTGGTGATGAATTGATAGCAATAGGTGGACAAGACGATCAAATCCGCAATACT GTAGAAAGTGTCAATTTAAAAACGGGTAAAAAGGTAACCTTGCCACCGTTACAAGAAGCGCGAGTTTCAGCAGTCGCAACCGTTATAGGAGATGTGATTTATATATTCGGAGGATACAACGGATCCAAAGCAATTGACTCcgttgaaat GTGGGATCCTGTAACTAGAAAATGGTCATTTACAACCCCTATGAAAATCGCTCGGGAGGCATGTGGAATAGCAGTTCTCGATaatgaaatttacataataGGTGGTTGGAATTACAAGGATACAGTAAATGACATTGGGTTTAATATTGTTGAGGCCTTCTGTCCAACTTCTGGAAAGTGGAGAACTTGTGCACCGACGAATGAAGCGAGACTTTGGGTTGCT GCAGCAACGGTCGATGACAAGATTTATGTTTTGGGCGGTCGAAGAGAAAATGATTTCGAATCGTCGCACAAATACAAAAGTGTTGAATGctacaataaaaaaacaaactcgTGGTCTTTCGTATCAGACCTCAATAGTCCTCGTCATGGAGTGGCTGCTGGGATCCTGGGGAATGATTTGGTTGCTGTTG GTGGAGCTGACTTGACAACTTGGAAATTTACGACCGTGGAGAAGTATGATGCAAACCTGAACAAATGGAAATCGTTGAAATCCTTATCTTTAAATCGAGACAATGCTATTGTATTATCCGTTCCGATTTCATGGCTCGATCGGAAAATatcattgaattaa
- the LOC143915234 gene encoding kelch-like protein 26 isoform X1: protein MCEKPESVHIFRNPNHKANTLDRIYTLYQQHRLCDVEIVLNNQRYQAHSVVLSALSEYLYLKLVDNVRTSSIKEIPINNLDNDATQRVIDYCYTGEIEFSYDTVLKVLRVAGEFQLDPVVKACCDYMSGIIDTKNCLGFHETVNLYGCTSLGDKVNNFILINYKKISQSEEFLKISAERLQRLLQMNLSVSSEDEIFNSVKAWVSHDMPNRKTHLISLLRLIKLPSLPDDVIFGEVQPLCEGVPNCQQLILSALQWKHLPNIRLNAAVNWNISRSPMSTIIAVGSWKDETVSKMEIYNPTEDTWSLFLDTNIRRRNAGYVLIGDELIAIGGQDDQIRTTVKSVNLKTGKKVTQPSLQEARVSAAATLIGDVIYIFGGYNGSITTNSVEKWDPVTREWSFATPMKIGRQAFALAEIDNEIYIMGGWNNQLEANSTGYNNVDAFCPLTGKWRSCAPMNEARLWFSAATVGDKIYVLGGQRESDLFSSHKYKSVECYNKKTNSWSFISDLNSPRHGVTAGILGNDLVAVGGVDLATWKFTVVEKYDANLNKWKSLASLSENRENAYILSVPISWLERKITLN from the exons ATGTGTGAAAAGCCGGAGAGTGTACACATTTTTCGTAATCCCAATCACAAGGCAAACACTTTGGATCGAATTTACACCCTGTACCAACAGCATCGACTATGCGACGTAGAAATAGTTTTGAATAACCAAAG ATATCAAGCGCACAGTGTCGTTTTATCAGCACTCAGCGAATACTTATATTTAAAGCTCGTTGATAATGTGAGAACATCGTCAATCAAAGAGATCCCAATAAACAACTTGGACAATGATGCTACTCAACGTGTTATTGACTATTGTTATACTGGAGAAATTG AATTTTCATATGATACTGTTCTCAAAGTCTTAAGAGTGGCCGGTGAGTTTCAATTAGATCCAGTCGTAAAAGCTTGTTGCGATTATATGTCTGGTATAATCGATACGAAAAACTGCTTAGGATTTCACGAGACTGTCAATTTGTATGGATGTACATCTTTAGGTGATAAGGTCAACAATTTCATTCTCATAAATTACAAAAAG ataTCACAATCTGAGGAATTTCTAAAAATTTCCGCAGAGCGACTTCAGCGTCTTTTACAGATGAATTTGAGCGTTTCATCTGAGGACGAAATTTTCAACAGTGTTAAAGCTTGGGTATCTCACGACATGCCAAATCGTAAAACCCATCTTATTTCATTACTAAGATTGATAAAATTACCATCGCTGCCTGATGat gTAATCTTCGGGGAAGTTCAACCTCTATGCGAAGGCGTCCCAAACTGTCAACAACTTATTCTGAGTGCACTACAATGGAAACACTTACCAAATATAAGATTAAATGCAGCTGTGAATTGGAATATTTCTCGATCACCCATGAGTACTATTATAGCAGTCGGAAGTTGGAAAGATGAA ACTGTCTCAAAAATGGAAATTTACAATCCGACTGAAGATACTTGGTCGTTATTTTTGGATACAAATATCCGTAGAAGAAACGCCGGTTATGTGCTAATTGGTGATGAATTGATAGCAATAGGTGGACAAGATGATCAAATCCGTACTACTGTAA AAAGTGTCAATTTAAAAACAGGTAAAAAGGTAACCCAGCCATCATTACAAGAAGCCCGGGTTTCAGCAGCCGCAACCCTTATAGGAGATGTGATTTACATATTCGGAGGATACAACGGATCAATAACGACAAATTCCGTTgaaaa GTGGGATCCTGTAACAAGAGAATGGTCGTTTGCAACTCCTATGAAAATTGGTCGACAAGCATTTGCATTAGCAGAAATCGATAATGAAATTTACATAATGGGTGGATGGAATAACCAGTTGGAAGCAAATAGCACTGGCTATAATAATGTTGATGCTTTCTGTCCACTAACTGGAAAGTGGAGATCTTGTGCACCAATGAACGAAGCGAGACTTTGGTTTTCA GCAGCAACAGTTGGTGACAAGATTTATGTTTTGGGTGGTCAAAGAGAAAGTGATTTATTTTCATCCCACAAATACAAAAGCGTCGAATGCTACAATAAAAAAACCAATTCTTGGTCTTTTATATCGGACCTAAATAGTCCTCGTCATGGAGTGACTGCTGGGATCCTGGGAAATGATTTGGTTGCTGTTG GTGGAGTTGATTTGGCGACATGGAAATTTACAGTCGTGGAGAAATATGATGCAAATCTTAACAAATGGAAATCGCTGGCGTCCTTGTCGGAAAATCGTGAAAATGCTTACATATTATCGGTGCCTATTTCATGGCTAGAGCGAAAAAtaacattgaattaa
- the LOC143915234 gene encoding kelch-like protein 26 isoform X2 has protein sequence MCEKPESVHIFRNPNHKANTLDRIYTLYQQHRLCDVEIVLNNQRYQAHSVVLSALSEYLYLKLVDNVRTSSIKEIPINNLDNDATQRVIDYCYTGEIEFSYDTVLKVLRVAGEFQLDPVVKACCDYMSGIIDTKNCLGFHETVNLYGCTSLGDKVNNFILINYKKISQSEEFLKISAERLQRLLQMNLSVSSEDEIFNSVKAWVSHDMPNRKTHLISLLRLIKLPSLPDDVIFGEVQPLCEGVPNCQQLILSALQWKHLPNIRLNAAVNWNISRSPMSTIIAVGSWKDETVSKMEIYNPTEDTWSLFLDTNIRRRNAGYVLIGDELIAIGGQDDQIRTTVESVNLKTGKKVTQPSLQEARVSAAATLIGDVIYIFGGYNGSITTNSVEKWDPVTREWSFATPMKIGRQAFALAEIDNEIYIMGGWNNQLEANSTGYNNVDAFCPLTGKWRSCAPMNEARLWFSAATVGDKIYVLGGQRESDLFSSHKYKSVECYNKKTNSWSFISDLNSPRHGVTAGILGNDLVAVGGVDLATWKFTVVEKYDANLNKWKSLASLSENRENAYILSVPISWLERKITLN, from the exons ATGTGTGAAAAGCCGGAGAGTGTACACATTTTTCGTAATCCCAATCACAAGGCAAACACTTTGGATCGAATTTACACCCTGTACCAACAGCATCGACTATGCGACGTAGAAATAGTTTTGAATAACCAAAG ATATCAAGCGCACAGTGTCGTTTTATCAGCACTCAGCGAATACTTATATTTAAAGCTCGTTGATAATGTGAGAACATCGTCAATCAAAGAGATCCCAATAAACAACTTGGACAATGATGCTACTCAACGTGTTATTGACTATTGTTATACTGGAGAAATTG AATTTTCATATGATACTGTTCTCAAAGTCTTAAGAGTGGCCGGTGAGTTTCAATTAGATCCAGTCGTAAAAGCTTGTTGCGATTATATGTCTGGTATAATCGATACGAAAAACTGCTTAGGATTTCACGAGACTGTCAATTTGTATGGATGTACATCTTTAGGTGATAAGGTCAACAATTTCATTCTCATAAATTACAAAAAG ataTCACAATCTGAGGAATTTCTAAAAATTTCCGCAGAGCGACTTCAGCGTCTTTTACAGATGAATTTGAGCGTTTCATCTGAGGACGAAATTTTCAACAGTGTTAAAGCTTGGGTATCTCACGACATGCCAAATCGTAAAACCCATCTTATTTCATTACTAAGATTGATAAAATTACCATCGCTGCCTGATGat gTAATCTTCGGGGAAGTTCAACCTCTATGCGAAGGCGTCCCAAACTGTCAACAACTTATTCTGAGTGCACTACAATGGAAACACTTACCAAATATAAGATTAAATGCAGCTGTGAATTGGAATATTTCTCGATCACCCATGAGTACTATTATAGCAGTCGGAAGTTGGAAAGATGAA ACTGTCTCAAAAATGGAAATTTACAATCCGACTGAAGATACTTGGTCGTTATTTTTGGATACAAATATCCGTAGAAGAAACGCCGGTTATGTGCTAATTGGTGATGAATTGATAGCAATAGGTGGACAAGATGATCAAATCCGTACTACT gtAGAAAGTGTCAATTTAAAAACAGGTAAAAAGGTAACCCAGCCATCATTACAAGAAGCCCGGGTTTCAGCAGCCGCAACCCTTATAGGAGATGTGATTTACATATTCGGAGGATACAACGGATCAATAACGACAAATTCCGTTgaaaa GTGGGATCCTGTAACAAGAGAATGGTCGTTTGCAACTCCTATGAAAATTGGTCGACAAGCATTTGCATTAGCAGAAATCGATAATGAAATTTACATAATGGGTGGATGGAATAACCAGTTGGAAGCAAATAGCACTGGCTATAATAATGTTGATGCTTTCTGTCCACTAACTGGAAAGTGGAGATCTTGTGCACCAATGAACGAAGCGAGACTTTGGTTTTCA GCAGCAACAGTTGGTGACAAGATTTATGTTTTGGGTGGTCAAAGAGAAAGTGATTTATTTTCATCCCACAAATACAAAAGCGTCGAATGCTACAATAAAAAAACCAATTCTTGGTCTTTTATATCGGACCTAAATAGTCCTCGTCATGGAGTGACTGCTGGGATCCTGGGAAATGATTTGGTTGCTGTTG GTGGAGTTGATTTGGCGACATGGAAATTTACAGTCGTGGAGAAATATGATGCAAATCTTAACAAATGGAAATCGCTGGCGTCCTTGTCGGAAAATCGTGAAAATGCTTACATATTATCGGTGCCTATTTCATGGCTAGAGCGAAAAAtaacattgaattaa
- the LOC143915953 gene encoding kelch-like protein 15, translating into MCDLPKNSRVFRNPDHKSNTLDRIYKLYEQRRYYDVEIVLNDQRYQVHSVVISAVSEYLNLKLFDNVGTPSLKVIPINNLDNDATQRAIEYCYTGEIEFSYETVLKVLTVAGLFQLESLVEACCNFMSDIIDTTNCLEFHETANLYGCTALGDKVINFILRNYKMIAQTNQFLDISVDKLQRLLRMNLNVSSEIEIFDSVKTWVSHDMPNRKIHLPSLLKLINLPMLPDNLLYGEVTTLCEGVQNCPNLIISALQWKHSPHTIINSDVNWNKSRTRISTIILAGSLTDEGVSKVEIFNPNDNAWLEFLDTNIARKNANYVLVGDELIAIGGEDNKIRNTVESIDLKTGKKINLPSLQIGRVGSVAAAIGNVIYVFGGNDGSTTVNSAEKWDPVTRKWSFTTPMITGRRGCGITVLDNEIYVIGGWNESAIDDFGYKNVEVFCPCSEKWRTCAPMNESRHWISATTYDGKIYVFGGRQKGEVDSQKLKSVECYNKSTDSWSFIADMSTSGYGVASGVLGNNLVIIGGATSDWKRKGVEKYSKNLNKWSSLPSVREKRENSYIFSVPTSWLDRKLSLN; encoded by the exons ATGTGCGACTTACCAAAAAACTCACGCGTTTTTCGTAATCCTGATCATAAATCAAACACTTTGGATCGCATTTACAAACTGTACGAACAGCGTCGATACTATGACGTTGAAATAGTTTTAAATGATCaaag ataTCAAGTGCACAGTGTTGTCATATCTGCAGTAAGCGAATACCTCAATTTGAAACTATTCGACAATGTGGGAACACCATCACTCAAAGTGATCCCAATCAACAACTTGGACAATGATGCTACTCAACGTGCTATAGAATATTGTTATACAGGAGAAATag AATTTTCATACGAGACTGTCCTCAAAGTTTTAACAGTAGCTGGCCTATTTCAATTAGAATCACTCGTGGAAGCTTGTTGCAATTTCATGTCTGATATAATCGATACGACAAACTGTTTAGAATTCCATGAAACTGCCAATTTATATGGATGTACGGCCTTGGGTGATAAAGTAATCAATTTCATACTCCGAAATTACAAAATG ATAGCACAAACTAATCAATTTCTGGATATTTCTGTCGATAAATTGCAGCGTCTTTTACGGATGAATTTGAACGTTTCATCTGAAATTGAAATATTCGATAGTGTGAAAACTTGGGTTTCTCACGACATGCCAAATCGTAAAATCCATCTACCTTCATTGCTGAAATTGATCAATTTACCAATGCTACCtgacaat TTACTGTACGGTGAAGTTACAACTCTGTGTGAAGGTGTGCAGAATTGTCCGAACCTTATTATTAGTGCACTGCAATGGAAACACTCACCGCATACCATAATAAATTCGGATGTAAATTGGAACAAATCGCGAACACGCATAAGCACAATTATATTAGCCGGAAGCTTAACAGATGAG GGTGTTTCAAAAGTGGAAATTTTCAATCCGAACGACAACGCCTGGTTGGAATTCTTAGATACGAATATCGCTAGGAAAAATGCCAATTATGTACTAGTTGGTGATGAGTTGATAGCAATAGGAGGAGAAGACAATAAAATACGCAACACT GTAGAAAGTATCGATTTAAAAACTGGTAAAAAGATAAACTTGCCATCACTACAAATAGGCAGAGTTGGGTCTGTTGCTGCTGCTATAGGAAATGTGATTTACGTATTTGGAGGAAATGATGGATCCACGACTGTCAATTCAGCAGAAAA ATGGGATCCCGTAACCAGAAAATGGTCGTTCACAACACCGATGATAACCGGTCGGCGCGGATGTGGAATAACCGTTCTCGACAACGAAATTTATGTAATAGGTGGATGGAATGAATCGGCAATTGATGACTTCGGTTATAAGAATGTAGAAGTCTTTTGTCCATGTTCTGAAAAATGGAGGACTTGTGCGCCAATGAACGAATCGCGACATTGGATTTCA GCAACAACATATGATGGGAAGATTTACGTATTTGGCGGTCGTCAAAAAGGTGAAGTAGACTCTCAAAAGCTCAAAAGTGTAGAATGCTATAATAAAAGTACCGACAGTTGGTCTTTCATAGCAGACATGAGCACTTCCGGCTATGGAGTGGCTTCTGGCGTATTGGGAAATAATTTGGTAATCATTG GTGGAGCTACCAGCGATTGGAAAAGGAAAGGTGtggaaaaatatagtaaaaatctGAACAAGTGGAGTTCTTTGCCGTCTGTGCGTGAAAAACgtgaaaattcatacatattttctgtGCCGACTTCATGGCTCGATCGGAAATTATCATTGAATTAA